A portion of the Oreochromis niloticus isolate F11D_XX linkage group LG10, O_niloticus_UMD_NMBU, whole genome shotgun sequence genome contains these proteins:
- the riox2 gene encoding ribosomal oxygenase 2, whose translation MPKKSKTPSVKRRSADQEQPAVKRSKEEQSDTSTLCFQSPATLFESLIQPMGTDQFFSEYWEKKPLHLQRSDPGTALYYQSLFQLCDLQSLCSQGLEYYRDINVVRCVNGKKKLLNKEGRVKHSVLNKIMSQNKATVQYHQPQRFKDELWRIQEKLECFFGALVGSNIYITPEESQGLPPHYDDVEVFILQLEGQKHWHLYNPTVPLAAEYSVQSEDSIGIPTHDIILKAGDLLYFPRGTIHQARTPAGVNCSIHLTLSTYQRMSWGDLLLDAFPSLLCDRSRREVSFREGMPRRLLLSSSEGLHTNKRLAACLRSLADEMETGMQELGFTHMKRDFIMNRLPPYCQQQLSSPSGKSPALKDTVILTFNDHMVITVEPRPQSTDDATELVVFVLHSLKNQREGHMMGDSCDDQEERSISTGLQFPLSYLQALRQLQLAEQLVVAQLQLPTQEDKLNLALALWSENLLRVL comes from the exons ATgccaaagaaaagcaaaactccGAGTGTAAAGAGACGGAGCGCTGACCAAGAGCAGCCCGCTGTTAAACGAAGCAAAGAGGAGCAGAGCGACACTTCAACCCTTTGCTTCCAGAGCCCAGCCACACTGTTCGAGAGCCTCATCCAGCCAATGGGGACAGATCAGTTCTTCTCAGAGTATTGGGAGAAGAAACCTCTTCATCTGCAGAGGTCTGATCCTGGCACAGCCTTGTACTACCAGTCTCTGTTTCAGCTGTGTGACCTGCAGAGCCTGTGTTCTCAGGGTCTCGAGTACTACAGGGACATCAACGTCGTTCGCTGCGTCAACGGCAAGAAAAAGCTTCTGAACAAGGAAGGCCGAGTGAAGCACAGTGTTCTCAATAAGATCATGAGTCAGAACAAAGCCACCGTCCAGTACCACCAGCCGCAGAGGTTCAAG GATGAGCTGTGGAGGATTCAGGAGAAGCTGGAGTGCTTCTTTGGGGCTCTGGTGGGCTCGAACATCTATATCACCCCAGAGGAGTCGCAGGGCCTTCCACCTCATTATGATGATGTAGAG GTGTTTATCTTGCAGCTGGAGGGACAGAAACATTGGCATCTTTATAATCCTACTGTTCCACTGGCAGCTGAATACAGCGTGCAGTCAGAGGACAGTATTGGCATCCCAACTCATGATATTATACTGAAG GCTGGAGATCTGCTGTACTTTCCTCGGGGAACCATCCATCAAGCCAGAACCCCAGCAGGAGTGAACTGCTCCATTCACTTAACTCTCAGCACCTACCAGAGAAT GTCATGGGGAGATTTGCTGTTGGACGCATTTCCCAGCTTACTGTGTGACCGCAGCAGGAGGGAAGTCAGCTTCAGAGAAGGGATGCCCAGAAGACTCTTACTG AGCAGCAGTGAAGGCCTGCACACCAACAAGCGGCTGGCCGCCTGCCTCAGATCTCTGGCTGACGAGATGGAAACTGGGATGCAGGAACTCGGCTTCACTCACATGAAGAGAGACTTCATCATGAACAGACTACCTCCTTACTGCCAGCAGCAGCTGTCTTCACCAT CTGGGAAGAGTCCTGCCTTGAAGGATACAGTGATTCTGACCTTTAATGACCACATGGTAATAACAGTGGAGCCCCGCCCACAGAGCACA gacGACGCCACAGAGCTGGTAGTATTTGTCTTGCATTCTTTGAAGAACCAGAGGGAAGGTCACATGATGGGCGACAGCTGTGATGACCAGGAAGAACGCAGCATCTCCACG GGCTTGCAGTTCCCCCTGTCCTACCTCCAGGCCCTGCGGCAGCTCcagctggcagagcagctggTTGTTGCCCAGCTTCAGCTGCCCACACAGGAGGACAAACTCAACCTGGCCCTTGCTCTGTGGAGTGAGAACCTGCTGCGTGTCCTGTAG